AGCGGCAGGTGCGGGTGGTGAAGATGGGGCCGGCCTCGGCCAGCCTCGCGTGCCCGTTCGAGCTCGGGCCGGATGGGAAGTTCGTCGCCACGGACGAGCCCTGCCTGCCCCTGCCGGGCACGCCGGTGGGCCTGGAGGACGGCATCCTGTGGACGCGCGTGGGCTCGCCCAACCAGGCGCCCTTCGCGCAGACGCTGCACCGGTGGGTGGCCTCGGACGGGACGCTCGAGGAGGAGGGCACCCTGGCGGTGGACTCACCGGTGGAGGAGGTGAGCTCTCCGCTCCGCCCGGGCTTCGTCGTCCCGGACATCCACCTGGGCTTCCACCCGGGCGCGTTCTCCGTGCTGCCGGTGGTGTCCCCGGAGTCGAAGGAGGGCCCCCTGGGCCTGGAGGTGCTGCCCATCAACGCGGCCATCCCCCGCGAGCTGCGAGGCGCGTCGCCCCGCTTCTACTGGGAGGGCGACAACCGGCAGACCACCGGCACCACGGTGGTGTACGAACGACTCCCCCGCTGACGTCCGGACGCCACTCCCGACTCGCCCCGCGCATCCCTACCCTCTTCCGCATGCCTCCGGGACGCGGACCGGGGCCGTTGGAGCTCACACGGAGGGTGTGGGGCCCGGGACAGGTGTCACGGGACGGCGAAAAAGCGCGGAAAGTCGCCTGCCTGCCTCTCGCGGTGCCCTCCGGGCGGGTGTAGAGAGGCCCGCGCGCCGCGTCAGCCCGCGCGCTCCACCCGCCGGAGGTGAGCCGATGATGGAAAGCCCCCAGAGCGCCTCACTCTCCGTGGAGGAGCTGCACGAGGTGTGGCCGGTGCTCTCCATCGACGAGCGCCTGGAGGGCTTCCGGCTGCTGCCTCCCGCGGTGGCGGACGACTTCTTCCTGGGCCTGTCCGCGCGCGAGCAGGCGGAGCTCATCCTCCATCTGCCGCAGGGTGAGCGCCGCCCCTGGGTGCGGGTGCTGCCGCCGGACGACCTGGCGGACCTGGTGCAGGCGGTGGAGCCCGAGCAGGCGGAGGCCATCCTCTCGCAGCTCGACGACGCCAGCCGCCGCGAGGTCAACGTCCTGCTGGCCTACGCGGAGGACGACGCCGGCGGTCTGATGAACCCGCGCTTCGCGCGCGTGCGGCCGGAGATGTCCATCGACGAGGCCATCGGCTACCTGCGCAAGCAGGCGCGCGAGAAGGTGGAGACCGTCTACTACGCCTACGCGCTGGACGCCGGGCAGCACCTGCTGGGCGTGCTCTCCCTGCGCCAACTCTTCCAGGCCGCGCCGGGCAAGAAGGTGGCGGACGTCATGCAGAGCGACGTCATCACCGTGGCGGAGAACACCGACCAGGAGGCGGTGAGCCGCCTGTTCAGCGAGCACGGCTTCATGGCGCTGCCGGTGCTCGACGAGCAGCAGCGGATGAAGGGCATCGTCACGGTGGACGACATCGTCGACGTCGTGCAGGAAGAGGCCACCGAGGACATCCAGAAGGTCGGCGGTATGGAGGCCCTCGAGGCGCCCTACTTCGAGGTGGGCTTCTTCGGCATGCTGAAGAAGCGCATCGGCTGGCTGCTGGTGCTCTTCCTCGGGCAGATGCTCACGGCCACGGCGATGAGCAGCTTCGAGGACGAAATCGCCGCCGCCGTCGTGCTGAGCCTCTTCGTGCCGCTCATCATCTCCTCGGGCGGAAACTCCGGCAGCCAGACGTCCACGCTCATCATCCGCGCGCTGGCGCTGGGGGAGATGCGGCTGAAGGACTGGTGGCGCGTGGCCAAGCGCGAGCTGCTGTCCGGGCTGGTGCTGGGCGTGGTGCTGGGCCTGGTGGGCCTGCTGCGCATCGTCATCTGGCACTCCATCTCCGACGCCTATGGCCAGCACTTCCTGCTTTTGGGGTGCGCGGTGGCGCTGTCGGTGCTGGGCGTGGTGACGTTCGGCACGCTGGCGGGCTCCATGCTGCCGCTGGTGCTGCGGCGCTTCGGCTTCGACCCCGCGAGCGCGTCCGCGCCCTTCGTGGCCACGCTGGTGGACGTCAGCGGCGTCGTCATCTACTTCACCGTCGCCAGCCTGCTGCTGCGCGGCACGCTGCTCTGACGCCGTCGCGGGCCCGCCCGCTGGAGGCACGGCCATGATTCGCACCACCTTGCGGCGCACCCTCACCCTGGAGGCTCCGGAAGCGCCCGGCCGCCTCGCGCACGTGTCCGCGGCCAGCGGGCTGGTGCGGGTGGGCGCGTGGCTCTACATCGTCGCGGACGACGCGCTGCACCTGGCCATCTTCCCCGCGACGGGCGACGTGCCGGGGCGCAGCGTGCGCCTGTTCGAGGGCGCGCTGCCGGACGAGGCGAAGGCGCGCAAGGCGGTGAAGCCGGACCTGGAGGTGCTCTGCCTCCTGGGGCCGCAGGCGGGCGCGCCGCACGGGGTGCTGCTGGCGCTGCCGTCGGGCTCCACGGAGGCGCGGCGGCGGGGCGCGGTGCTGCCGCTGGGCGCGGACGGCGCGCTGGCCGGGGACGCGCGGCCGGTGGACTGCACGGCGCTGTACGCGCAGCTGGCGCGCGAGCTGGGGCCGCTCAACATCGAGGGCGCGGCGCTGGTGGGCGGGCGGCTGCGGCTGCTCAACCGGGGCAACGGGGACGTGGGCGTGGACGCGCTGGTGGACCTGGACGGCGAGCGCGTGCAGCGCGGGCTGGAGACGGGGACGCTGGGCCCGGACACGGTGCGCACCACGCGGCGGTGGGAGCTGGGCCGCGCCGGTGGGGTGCGCCTGTCCTTCACGGACGCGTCGCCGCTGCCGGACGGGCGGCTGGTGTTCACCGCGGCGGCCGAGGACACCCGCGACGCGTACGCCGACGGGGCGGTGACTGGCTCGGCGGTGGGGGTGCTGGCGCCGGACGGCTCGCCGCTGTTCCTCGACGCGGTGGACGCGAAGGTGAAGCTGGAGGGCGTGGACGCGCGGGTGGAGCGCGGGCGCGTGCACCTGCTGCTGGTGGCGGACGCGGACGACCCGGCGGTGGCGGCACCGCTGATGGAGGCGGTGCTGGACGTGCCGGCGTAGCCGCTCAGTCGTGCTCGGTGGCGGCCTCTTCGGGCCTGCCGCCCACGGCCTCCAGCGAGCTGCGGGCCGGGCGGGCCCGGTCGAAGGCCACCTCGCGCTGGCCCACGCCGCCGGCGGTGGTGTTGGCGATGCGCTTGCGGGCGCGGGCGATGTAGTCCTGCACCAGCGTGGGGTCAGGGTGCGTCTTCAGCGTCTCCACCCAGGTCTCAATCGCCTTCTCGTTGTCCCCGGCGTCGGCGCGCAGCTTGCCCATCTCGAAGAGGGCGTGCGGGGACAGCTCGGAGTCCGGGAAGCGGGTGCGCAGGTCCGCGAAGGTGCGCGAGGCCTCCTGGCGCCGGCCCTCCATCATCCCGACGGCCTGGGCCTGGAGGAAGAGCGAGTCATCTACGAAGGCGCTGGTGGGGAAGCGCTCGATGAGGCGGCGCGTCTCCAGCTCGCACTGCTGATAGTCCCCCAGCTCGAAGTAGAGCTTGGCGACCTGGTAGTGGAGCTCCGCGCCCTGGGGCGGGTTGAGCTTGAGGGCGGCGGTGAGCTGGTCGATGGCGCCGCGAAGGTCGCGGTAGTGCACGCGCAGCAGCTCCGCGAGGATGATGCGGGCGTCGAGCGCCTCCGGGGAGTCGGGGCACTGCTGGATGAGCTCGCGGTAGACGCCCACGGCCTCCTTCACCTTGCGCTGCTCCAGCCAGTAGACGTCGGCGGCGCCCTTGAGGGCGCGGGCGCGCAGGACGCTCGCCTCGGTCGAGCTGTCCATGCGCAGGGCATCGAAGGCCTTGCGGTACTCGACGAGGGCCTCGTCGGGACGCTTCTCGAAGGTGGCGTCGCGGGCGCGCTGGAGGTGGTCCACGGGCTTGTCGCGGCAGCCGGCGCCCGCGAGGGCCAGCACGGCAAGCGCGAGCCGCAAGGGCCTCATCAGCACTTCTCCGGCGTCACGGTGACGCACTCCGAGTTCTCGCAGCTGACGCACTCGGCAATGGGGGACACGTCGGTGACGCACACATTCACGCGCGAGGTGCGCGGGCAGTCCTCGGAGGTGACGCAGCGATAGACCTCGCCGCTGTCACGGGTGATGGTCTTGGACGTGGAGCCACAGACCTCCAGGTCATTGCACCCGAGGAGCCCAGCCGCGATGGCGGCGACCGCTGCATACGCGTCGCGTCTCACGGCGGCGGTTCTAGCCGGATTCGTCCGCGCCGTCACGGAACGCAGTGCCCGCCTGCCTGCTACAGAACCCGGCGTGTAGCCTGTGATCCTGGAGGCCGTAAACGGGTAAGACGGGTGTGTCATGAAGAACCCGGTGGCACCTGGGACAGCCTCCCAGTCCGCTTTCGGGTCAGCAACCATGGTAGGCATGGCCGGTCAGGAACCGAGGTCGCCTGGATGCCATTTACGCTCCACGTCGAAAACTACCGAGCCCTCCGCAATGCGAAGTGGAGTCCGCAGGGTCTGTGCGTGCTCGTTGGCCCTAATGGCGCGGGTAAAAGCACGCTGTTGGATGCGCTCCAATTGCTGCGGCACACCTTCGAGCTGGGTCTGGCACGAGCAATCAACCAGCGAGGAGGAGCCACGAACCTCAGGCACTTTGACGCCGGCAAAGACGAGGAAGTCGGCTTCACGATTGAGGTAGGCGGTTCGCGATGGGCCGTCAACCTGGATAGCGGTTCATTCAAGAACCTGGATCATCATTGGGAAGCCCTTCAGCAGGCGGGCCGCACTTCGGGATTACGTGCGCGTAACCGGGTCCGATTCGGAGATGCCGACTTTCCGGCGGACGAACGCAGCCTTCTGCGTATCGCAGCTGATTCCCACCAGCTTTCCGATGATACCGCCAGGCTTCGTTCACTGGTTCAGTCCTACCGCTGCTATTCGGAGTATCACCTCGCCCACCTGCGCGAGAGCGGCTCGACCATCACCTCCGACAAGACACTCGACCTGCACGGACGCAACGTGTTCTCGCTCCTGCGCAACTGGCGGGATGCGCGCGCGGACCGGGCACGTTACGACTTCGTCCTGGACAACCTCCGGAAGCTCTTCCCGGATGTCTTCGCCGACTTCGATTTCGAAACCGCGGGAACGACGGTGACGGCGAGAGTGGTCACACCAAGGCCCGACACAAGCTACCCGATTACGTTCGCACCCAACGGCCTGCTCATCGCGCTCCTGCACCTCTGCGCGGCGGCCTCGGTGCCCACTGACGGCATCGTCGCCATCGACGAGGTGGAGAACTCGCTCCATCCCTTCGCCATCAAGCACCTCGTCGAAGCGTTCCGGACCTGGGCGGCCACGACGAACAGCACGGTACTCCTCGCGACTCACTCCCCCGTGGTGCTCGACCAGTTCCGCGAGTGCCCCGAACAGGTCTTCGTCATGGAGAAGGGCCAGGCGTCCAACCCCGTGCAACTGCCCAAGGTCCGTGACCCCGAGTACCTGTCGCACTTCTCGCTAGGTGATCTCTACGCGCACCTGGAGTTCGGCTCTCCCGTGGAGCCGCAACAGAGCTGATGAAACAGGTCGTCCTCATCACCACGGGCCGGTGCGAACAGCTCGCGCTGGGGGCATCGCTCAAGCGCTACTTCCCGGACGCGACGTTCATCACGCCGGAGCATCGCCACTCCTTCACCAGCACGCGCGTGCAGCTGACCCCGGCGCCACCGCCCCGTCCTGGCGGTCCAGAGCCGGTCGTCGACAGGCTCGCCAAGGCCATGGTGGCCATGACCGACCCGGGGCGGGATGGCGTGCCACCGGACCTGGTCATCGCCGTCGATGACGTTGAACTGGTGAACCTGAACCAGATCGAGGTCGTGACCTCGACGCTCCGAAATGCGGTGAAGCGGCATCTGGACACGTTCGCGTGGTCCAGCGCACGAAGGCGTGAGCAGGCCGCCGAGCGCGTCCGCGAGCACTGCTCCTTCCACCTGCTGTGCCCCATGCTGGAGGCGTACTTCTTCGGTGAGCCAGCGGCCCTGACGCGCGCAGGGGCGAAGCGTCCCTCCACTGTCGATGCCCAGACTCATGACCTCGAGGACTTCCTCACCGAGGAAGCTGAGTTCCTCGCGGCACCGACTGACTCGAAGCATTGGGCAAAGGCTGACCGGGCGAAACACCCGAAGCGCTACCTCCAGTACCTCATCGACCCGGAGGGCGCGGACGAGAAGTCGTATCGAGAGGCCGAGGGTGGCATGCGCGCCTTGCGCGACCTGGACTGGTCCCGAGTCCTCTCCGTCGAGGCGCACACCCAACTTGCCCGCTCGCTCTTTTCGGACCTCGCCGATGCGCTCGGCGTGGACAGCCCTTTTCTGGACCCCTGCCACCCGCTGACGTCAAACCGACGAGCCGACCGCGTCCTGCGCAACCTCTGATTCAGGGCGGGAGGACCGAATGAGCCGCTTCGAGACAGCGCAACTGGTGGAGGCCCAGGCGGGCACGAGCGCGGACCATGTGGCCGTGCTGCCTGTCGGTGACGCGGTGGTGCTCGTGGTGGCGGATGGCGCGGGGAACTCGCGGCGCGGAGTCGAGACCGCAGCGACCGTGGTCCGCGAGGTCCAGGCTGCCACTGCTGAGCGCTCGGAGCTGATGCGGCCCGAGACGTGGAGCCACGTGCTGGAGCAGTGCGACCGCCTGCTCGCCTCCACCGACAACGGAGGAGAGACCACCGCCGTCGTCGCCTGCATCACCGACAGTCGCATCATCGGCGCCAGTGTCGGGGACTCCGAGCTGTGGCTCATTCATGGCGACCGGCACTCCGCCCTCACCGAGCACCAGCGCCGCAAGCCGCTCCTGGGGCGAGGCGAGGCCACTCCGGTCTTCTTCGAGGCGCCGTGGACCGGAGGCACCGTGCTCGCGGGCACGGATGGCCTGTTCAAGTACGCGGACGCCTCCCGCATCCGAGCGGCGGCCTCGGGGCCCGACGTCACGGCCTCTGCTCGGGCCCTGGCGTCCCTCCCGAGGCTGACGTCAGGAGGACTCCAGGATGACGTCGGTCTCGTCCTGTGCCGTCATCCCGTCTCGCGATGACGCGCGAGGAGACTCCATGTCCGAAGTCATCCAGTTCTACAGCGTCACCGACGACTACGGCTGGTGCTCGAACTTCGCCCCCTACCCCATCAAGCTCCGAGGCAAGACCTGGCCCACGAGCGAGCACTACTTCCAGGCCCTGAAGTTCGAGGACGCCGACGACCAGGAGGAGGTGCGCCAGGCCCGGACGCCCATGCTCGCCGCGCGCATGGGGAGAGACCGCAAGCGCAAGCTGCGCCGGGACTGGGAGTCCTCCAAGGTCTCCGTCATGCGCGAGGCCGTGCGTGCCAAGTTCACCCAGCACGAGGACCTGGCCCGGCTCCTGCTCTACACCGGGGACGCGAAGCTCATCGAACACACGGACCAGGATGACTACTGGGGCGATGGCGGCGACGGCAGCGGAAGGAACATGCTGGGCCGCATCCTGATGGAGGTCCGCGAGGAGCTGCGGAAACCACGCCCATGAGCCTCCCCCCACGTCCCCGGGCCGTCGTCACCGGTGCAGGCAGCGGCCTCGGCCGTGCGCTCTGTGAAGCACTCGCGCGCAGGCAGGCCCGCGTGCTCGTCTCCGACCTCGACGCCACTTCCGCCGGGGAGACGGCACGCCTCGTCACCGCCGCGGGAGGCGAGGCCCACGTCCACGTGTGCGACGTCTCCAACGCCGAGCAGGTGGAGGCCCTGGCCGTTGCCGCCGAGCGCGCCTTCGGCGGCGTGGACCTGCTCATCAACAACGCCGGGGTGCTGAGCGCCGGGCGCGTGGGAGAGCTGCCGCTCGCGGACTGGAAGCACGTGCTGGACGTCAACCTGTGGGGCGTCATCCACGGCTGCCATGCCTTCGTGCCGCGCCTGCGCAGGCAGGGCTCCGGCCATGTCCTCAACATCGCCTCGGCCGCGGGGCTGCTGTATGCGCCGGACCTGGCGCCCTACAACGCGTCCAAGGCCGCAGTGGTGGCGCTCTCCGAGACGCTCGCCGCCGAGGTGCGTGCCTCCGGCATCGGCGTCACCGTCGCCTGCCCCACCTTCTTCCGCACCAACATCGCCACCAGCGGGCGCTACTCGGACGAGACGCTGCGCACGCTCGGAACGCGGATGGTCTCCACCGCTCGCGTGGGTCCGGACGTCGTCGCGAACAGGCTCCTCGACGCCGTGGACCGTGGCGCCCTCTACGTGCTCCCCATGGCCGATGCCCGCTGGGGCTGGCGCTTCCGGCGCCTGTCGCCCAGCCTCTTCCACCGCATGGTCGTCGCCTTCGACGGCTACATGCGCAAGAGGCTCATGCGCCAGGGCGATTCATGAACGCGGCCCCGAGCTTCCGCTCAGCTCACGGCACCGTCCCACAGAGCCCCAGCTCGGCGAGCCCCGGCGGCACCTTCCCGCCCTCCCCCGCCGCGCAGTAGGGCGCCACCAGGGTTCGCGCCTCCTCCGTGCGCTCCTGCTCCACCAGCACGCGCCCCAGCTCCGTGTGTAGGACGAGCGGAAGCTCCGTGCCCTCGAAGAAGTGCTCCAGGATGCGCTGCTCCGACAGCGCGGTGCGCAGCTCGCGCTCCGCTCCCGGCAGGTCCTGCGCGTCCATCATCACCATGGCCTGGAACAAGTGCGTCCGAGGGTCACGCGGGTAGCGCTCCATCAGCTCCTGCACCTGCTTCATCCCATCCTCATGGGTCTTCGGCAGGGCCTCGTTGGGAATCAGCTCCAGTTGCAGCCTGGAGTCCTGCCAGGAGTCGTGCGCGAACCCCACGCTCACAATCAACGCCACCGCCGACAGCACGCTCACCGCCCCCACCGGCCGCGTCGCGGGCGGAATCGCTTCACTCCGGGGCCACACGCGCGCGAGCAGCAGGCCCACCGCGCCGCCAGCCAGTGCTCCACCCAGGTGCGCCGCGAAGTCGATCTCCGCGCCCGTGCGGGACATCCCAATCGGAATCAGCGAGGGCACCAGCAGCTGCACCGACAGCATCTGCAGCTGCGTCCGCTCCGGCCCCGGAGGCACCCGCCGGCTCAGCGCCAGCAGCGCGCCCAGCAACCCCATCAGTACCCCCGACGCCCCCACCGACACCACCGTGTCGGCGTTGATGAGCATCGACAGCGCCCCACCGCCCAGCGCCCCCACCAGGAGCAGCAGCCCCGTCCACGCGCGCCCCACCATCCCCTCCACCGTCGCCATCACGAACCACAGCAAGAACCCGTTGAGCACCAGGTGGAACACGTCGCCGTGCAGCAGCGGCGCCATCAGCAGGCGCCACCACTGCCCCGCCTCCAACACCAGCCCCGAGTTCACCCCGCCCATCGCCACCAGCGTCCGCACGCCCGGCGCGAGCGGGCCGGCTCCGCCCTCGCCCACGGCGAAGACGTGCTCCGCCGCGAAGCCCAGCGCCACCGCCGCCAGCAGCAGGGACGTGAGCACCGGCTTGCGCTCCGGGGGCTCCACCAGCGGCTCCTCCTCCCGGATGACTCGCGGCTCCGACAGCACCCGCCGCACGTAACGGGCCGACACCTTCGCGCGTCGCCACGTATTGGCCCACACCTCGCCCGTGGCCACGTCCACGTGCATCGCGTGCAGGTGCACCTTGTGGAACACACCCAGGCGCAGCGACTCCAGCCGCTTGCGGTCCTCCTCCGTGGCGGGCGCCCGGCCCAC
This DNA window, taken from Pyxidicoccus xibeiensis, encodes the following:
- a CDS encoding SDR family NAD(P)-dependent oxidoreductase, whose translation is MSLPPRPRAVVTGAGSGLGRALCEALARRQARVLVSDLDATSAGETARLVTAAGGEAHVHVCDVSNAEQVEALAVAAERAFGGVDLLINNAGVLSAGRVGELPLADWKHVLDVNLWGVIHGCHAFVPRLRRQGSGHVLNIASAAGLLYAPDLAPYNASKAAVVALSETLAAEVRASGIGVTVACPTFFRTNIATSGRYSDETLRTLGTRMVSTARVGPDVVANRLLDAVDRGALYVLPMADARWGWRFRRLSPSLFHRMVVAFDGYMRKRLMRQGDS
- a CDS encoding SpoIIE family protein phosphatase, which encodes MSRFETAQLVEAQAGTSADHVAVLPVGDAVVLVVADGAGNSRRGVETAATVVREVQAATAERSELMRPETWSHVLEQCDRLLASTDNGGETTAVVACITDSRIIGASVGDSELWLIHGDRHSALTEHQRRKPLLGRGEATPVFFEAPWTGGTVLAGTDGLFKYADASRIRAAASGPDVTASARALASLPRLTSGGLQDDVGLVLCRHPVSR
- the mgtE gene encoding magnesium transporter, whose product is MMESPQSASLSVEELHEVWPVLSIDERLEGFRLLPPAVADDFFLGLSAREQAELILHLPQGERRPWVRVLPPDDLADLVQAVEPEQAEAILSQLDDASRREVNVLLAYAEDDAGGLMNPRFARVRPEMSIDEAIGYLRKQAREKVETVYYAYALDAGQHLLGVLSLRQLFQAAPGKKVADVMQSDVITVAENTDQEAVSRLFSEHGFMALPVLDEQQRMKGIVTVDDIVDVVQEEATEDIQKVGGMEALEAPYFEVGFFGMLKKRIGWLLVLFLGQMLTATAMSSFEDEIAAAVVLSLFVPLIISSGGNSGSQTSTLIIRALALGEMRLKDWWRVAKRELLSGLVLGVVLGLVGLLRIVIWHSISDAYGQHFLLLGCAVALSVLGVVTFGTLAGSMLPLVLRRFGFDPASASAPFVATLVDVSGVVIYFTVASLLLRGTLL
- a CDS encoding AAA family ATPase — protein: MPFTLHVENYRALRNAKWSPQGLCVLVGPNGAGKSTLLDALQLLRHTFELGLARAINQRGGATNLRHFDAGKDEEVGFTIEVGGSRWAVNLDSGSFKNLDHHWEALQQAGRTSGLRARNRVRFGDADFPADERSLLRIAADSHQLSDDTARLRSLVQSYRCYSEYHLAHLRESGSTITSDKTLDLHGRNVFSLLRNWRDARADRARYDFVLDNLRKLFPDVFADFDFETAGTTVTARVVTPRPDTSYPITFAPNGLLIALLHLCAAASVPTDGIVAIDEVENSLHPFAIKHLVEAFRTWAATTNSTVLLATHSPVVLDQFRECPEQVFVMEKGQASNPVQLPKVRDPEYLSHFSLGDLYAHLEFGSPVEPQQS
- a CDS encoding NADAR family protein translates to MSEVIQFYSVTDDYGWCSNFAPYPIKLRGKTWPTSEHYFQALKFEDADDQEEVRQARTPMLAARMGRDRKRKLRRDWESSKVSVMREAVRAKFTQHEDLARLLLYTGDAKLIEHTDQDDYWGDGGDGSGRNMLGRILMEVREELRKPRP
- a CDS encoding tetratricopeptide repeat protein; amino-acid sequence: MRPLRLALAVLALAGAGCRDKPVDHLQRARDATFEKRPDEALVEYRKAFDALRMDSSTEASVLRARALKGAADVYWLEQRKVKEAVGVYRELIQQCPDSPEALDARIILAELLRVHYRDLRGAIDQLTAALKLNPPQGAELHYQVAKLYFELGDYQQCELETRRLIERFPTSAFVDDSLFLQAQAVGMMEGRRQEASRTFADLRTRFPDSELSPHALFEMGKLRADAGDNEKAIETWVETLKTHPDPTLVQDYIARARKRIANTTAGGVGQREVAFDRARPARSSLEAVGGRPEEAATEHD
- a CDS encoding rhomboid family intramembrane serine protease → MSTPQPSEPPSPEVPVEGESFAAHLARRLEAEQGFTPGTFPEAAELLEASDAVLTYSDGMSAVIVCLVDRERDGARRFGLDVAALERIGKACLKYTGSVTGTKLPLGLQVLEVGRAPATEEDRKRLESLRLGVFHKVHLHAMHVDVATGEVWANTWRRAKVSARYVRRVLSEPRVIREEEPLVEPPERKPVLTSLLLAAVALGFAAEHVFAVGEGGAGPLAPGVRTLVAMGGVNSGLVLEAGQWWRLLMAPLLHGDVFHLVLNGFLLWFVMATVEGMVGRAWTGLLLLVGALGGGALSMLINADTVVSVGASGVLMGLLGALLALSRRVPPGPERTQLQMLSVQLLVPSLIPIGMSRTGAEIDFAAHLGGALAGGAVGLLLARVWPRSEAIPPATRPVGAVSVLSAVALIVSVGFAHDSWQDSRLQLELIPNEALPKTHEDGMKQVQELMERYPRDPRTHLFQAMVMMDAQDLPGAERELRTALSEQRILEHFFEGTELPLVLHTELGRVLVEQERTEEARTLVAPYCAAGEGGKVPPGLAELGLCGTVP
- a CDS encoding DUF6929 family protein — its product is MIRTTLRRTLTLEAPEAPGRLAHVSAASGLVRVGAWLYIVADDALHLAIFPATGDVPGRSVRLFEGALPDEAKARKAVKPDLEVLCLLGPQAGAPHGVLLALPSGSTEARRRGAVLPLGADGALAGDARPVDCTALYAQLARELGPLNIEGAALVGGRLRLLNRGNGDVGVDALVDLDGERVQRGLETGTLGPDTVRTTRRWELGRAGGVRLSFTDASPLPDGRLVFTAAAEDTRDAYADGAVTGSAVGVLAPDGSPLFLDAVDAKVKLEGVDARVERGRVHLLLVADADDPAVAAPLMEAVLDVPA